In one Rhodococcus sp. KBS0724 genomic region, the following are encoded:
- a CDS encoding TetR/AcrR family transcriptional regulator, which translates to MSRLDRDEIVQTAATLFAARGYTTVSVADIIDQLGCTPPRLYRRFPSKLALLHAVLAAAITRQECTGCDLDKYIAAALKAAVDSPDLVIVYARDRRWISPIEFGDVARRATDHDTGWRTAIIAVAPSLTPFAVMIRHQAISAIIAASAVAPRVAGGARLRAAFTVGMHNMITAPYTTVDSAPSLARRWHVRPTRRQEILDAAITLFGERGYEDVRVDDVGKAVGIAGPSVFQHFTTKQQILVAAFDRGITQLMIAASTALDSSNNAEDALQRLVSGLAETAARNRNLLSVLVREAGGLDEPDRERIGRLRRDYDDIWAAVISQIWEELNADTAQAIARAGSEAVLSGLGFADYPSAAVDLATSTLTFITSTASTFENSLQRRVPTTAPIQTRPILDVVELNQKKS; encoded by the coding sequence ATGAGCCGTCTCGACCGGGATGAGATCGTTCAGACTGCCGCGACACTTTTCGCGGCGCGCGGATACACAACGGTCTCGGTCGCCGACATCATCGATCAGTTGGGTTGCACTCCTCCCCGTTTGTACAGGCGTTTCCCAAGCAAACTAGCTCTGCTTCACGCAGTTCTCGCCGCCGCGATTACGCGGCAGGAGTGCACAGGCTGCGACCTGGACAAGTACATCGCTGCCGCACTCAAAGCCGCCGTTGACAGTCCAGATCTGGTGATCGTGTACGCCCGTGATCGCCGTTGGATTTCCCCCATCGAATTCGGCGACGTGGCGCGCCGCGCTACCGATCACGATACTGGTTGGCGCACCGCAATCATCGCCGTCGCGCCTAGCCTGACACCTTTCGCGGTTATGATCCGCCACCAGGCCATTAGCGCCATCATCGCAGCGTCTGCCGTGGCACCGCGCGTCGCCGGCGGCGCACGTCTTCGCGCCGCGTTCACGGTCGGAATGCACAACATGATCACTGCCCCATATACGACCGTGGACAGCGCACCCTCCCTGGCTCGCCGCTGGCATGTCCGGCCGACGCGCCGTCAGGAAATCCTCGATGCGGCAATCACTCTCTTCGGCGAACGCGGCTACGAAGATGTACGGGTTGACGACGTCGGTAAGGCAGTTGGCATCGCAGGTCCGTCTGTCTTCCAGCACTTCACAACCAAACAGCAGATCCTCGTGGCTGCATTCGACCGCGGGATCACTCAACTGATGATCGCGGCGAGTACTGCACTGGACAGCTCGAACAACGCCGAGGATGCCCTGCAGCGCCTGGTGTCGGGGCTCGCCGAGACCGCCGCGCGCAATCGGAATCTGCTCTCGGTGCTCGTTCGCGAGGCCGGAGGATTGGACGAACCAGACCGAGAACGCATCGGGCGGCTACGCCGGGACTACGACGACATCTGGGCAGCGGTCATCAGTCAGATCTGGGAAGAGCTCAACGCCGACACCGCGCAGGCCATCGCGCGAGCGGGAAGCGAGGCGGTCCTGAGCGGGCTCGGGTTTGCCGACTATCCGAGCGCTGCAGTGGATCTCGCAACCAGCACACTAACGTTCATCACCAGCACAGCAAGTACATTTGAAAACAGTTTGCAACGGCGGGTGCCGACGACCGCTCCGATCCAGACGCGTCCTATCCTGGACGTCGTCGAGTTGAATCAAAAAAAGTCGTAG
- a CDS encoding MaoC family dehydratase N-terminal domain-containing protein, with protein MSYQFPVERGKIREFARAAHAGGNAYQGPDTVVPPTFLTTARLGWAPEGENPSTTLGFDVARVLHAEEEYIFHARPPRAGDLLTVTSRLGRQYEKQGRRGGTMRFAVTVTEFRNSEGDLVAEQHTTIVETGMPSDGS; from the coding sequence ATGAGCTATCAGTTCCCTGTCGAACGTGGCAAGATCCGCGAGTTCGCCCGAGCAGCACATGCCGGCGGTAATGCTTACCAAGGTCCCGATACGGTGGTACCGCCTACGTTTTTGACGACGGCTCGTCTGGGCTGGGCGCCGGAAGGTGAGAACCCTTCGACAACGCTGGGCTTCGACGTGGCCCGGGTCCTCCATGCCGAGGAAGAGTATATCTTTCACGCTCGCCCTCCACGTGCGGGTGACCTCTTGACAGTTACCTCTCGACTGGGTCGGCAGTACGAAAAGCAGGGTAGGCGCGGTGGAACAATGCGATTTGCCGTAACCGTCACCGAGTTTCGGAATTCCGAGGGTGACCTGGTCGCAGAGCAACACACCACGATTGTCGAGACCGGCATGCCGTCTGACGGGAGTTAA
- a CDS encoding SDR family oxidoreductase: MSIRDPLASNELDGQVALVTGGGGGLGSEAGRRLAASGAHVVFADLSFEAAAAAADHAIAQGMSAQAIDLNVTKSASVERAVEEIERSHGRLDILMTSHGFPRDGRLLDMTDDAWDDVLNVCLTGTFYCIRAAARLMTKRRYGRIITVASRAWHGNPGQANYSAAKAGVIGLTRSVAKEFGRHEVTANAIAPGLIETASLRELDTYDALVERAKRDNSIKRVGQPADVAAAVRFLASPTSGFLTGEVIHVSGGRFG, from the coding sequence GTGAGTATCCGAGACCCTTTGGCATCAAACGAGTTGGACGGTCAGGTTGCGTTGGTGACCGGAGGTGGCGGTGGGCTCGGAAGTGAGGCTGGCCGAAGGCTCGCGGCATCCGGTGCACACGTTGTGTTCGCGGATCTGTCTTTTGAGGCCGCTGCCGCTGCCGCCGATCATGCCATCGCACAGGGGATGTCGGCACAAGCAATTGATCTTAACGTGACGAAAAGTGCATCGGTGGAGAGAGCAGTCGAGGAAATCGAGAGGTCACACGGCCGCCTCGATATCTTGATGACAAGTCACGGGTTTCCACGGGATGGCCGTCTGTTGGACATGACCGACGACGCCTGGGACGACGTTCTCAATGTCTGTCTGACAGGGACATTCTATTGCATCCGCGCAGCGGCTCGATTGATGACGAAGCGACGTTACGGACGAATCATCACCGTCGCATCGCGGGCATGGCACGGAAACCCCGGACAGGCAAACTATTCCGCGGCCAAAGCCGGTGTTATCGGCCTCACGAGATCTGTCGCCAAAGAATTCGGTCGCCATGAGGTCACGGCCAATGCGATTGCCCCGGGATTGATCGAGACCGCATCGTTGCGTGAATTGGACACCTACGACGCGCTCGTGGAAAGGGCGAAGCGGGACAACAGTATTAAGCGTGTTGGCCAGCCTGCTGATGTGGCTGCGGCCGTCCGTTTCCTGGCTTCGCCGACGTCGGGTTTCCTCACCGGCGAGGTCATCCATGTATCTGGCGGACGCTTTGGATGA
- a CDS encoding acyl-CoA dehydrogenase family protein, whose product MTDHVSPWMTDELKLLRDTARQFFLREGMPHVARWERQQGVDREFWMKAGSLGLLCPTVPEVYGGAGGNILHHIVITEEQARTIDKGWGNPVHSGVVAGYLLSYGSEEQKLRWLPGMVSGETIAAIAMTEPSAGSDLQAIKTTAVRDGDEYIINGAKTFITNGGSADLILVAAKTDPTARGRGISLIVVDTRDCPGFVRGRVLDKIGQHAADTAELAFQDVRVPVSNRLGEEGSGFKMLMQQLPQERLFIGVGAVVPIELAVERTVEYAKDRELYGKPLLDLQNTRFELAECATVARVARTFIDSCIEKHLCGELDSATAAMAKLWLTDMQCQVIDRCLQLFGGYGYMREYPIARMYADARVQRIYGGANEVMKEVIARSL is encoded by the coding sequence ATGACTGATCATGTGTCGCCGTGGATGACCGATGAGCTCAAGCTGTTGCGCGACACCGCGCGCCAATTCTTTCTACGGGAAGGTATGCCGCATGTCGCTCGATGGGAGCGTCAACAGGGTGTTGATCGAGAATTCTGGATGAAGGCGGGAAGCCTTGGGCTGCTGTGTCCCACTGTCCCTGAAGTCTACGGGGGCGCCGGTGGAAACATACTTCACCACATCGTGATCACCGAAGAGCAGGCACGCACGATCGACAAAGGTTGGGGCAACCCAGTTCACAGTGGAGTGGTGGCCGGCTACCTCTTGAGTTACGGCTCGGAAGAACAGAAGCTTCGCTGGCTACCTGGAATGGTCTCCGGCGAGACCATCGCTGCCATTGCGATGACCGAGCCCTCCGCCGGGTCGGACCTGCAGGCAATCAAGACAACGGCGGTGCGCGACGGCGATGAGTACATCATCAACGGGGCGAAGACCTTCATCACCAACGGCGGCAGCGCCGATCTGATCCTAGTTGCGGCGAAGACCGATCCGACTGCCCGCGGCAGGGGTATCTCGTTGATCGTTGTCGATACCAGGGATTGCCCGGGATTTGTACGCGGACGTGTGCTCGACAAAATAGGTCAGCATGCTGCCGATACCGCGGAACTCGCGTTCCAGGACGTGCGTGTTCCGGTGTCGAATCGGTTGGGCGAGGAAGGTTCCGGCTTCAAGATGCTGATGCAACAACTGCCTCAGGAGCGATTGTTCATCGGCGTTGGTGCGGTGGTTCCGATTGAACTCGCGGTAGAGCGTACGGTCGAGTACGCAAAGGATCGTGAACTCTACGGCAAACCTCTGCTGGATCTGCAAAATACACGTTTCGAGCTCGCCGAATGTGCCACGGTTGCGCGGGTCGCACGGACATTCATCGATTCTTGCATCGAGAAACACCTGTGCGGCGAACTCGACTCGGCCACCGCTGCCATGGCAAAGCTGTGGTTGACGGACATGCAATGCCAGGTCATCGACCGTTGCCTTCAGCTGTTTGGTGGCTACGGATATATGCGTGAGTATCCGATCGCGCGGATGTACGCGGACGCTCGGGTGCAACGTATCTACGGTGGTGCAAACGAAGTCATGAAGGAAGTCATCGCGCGCTCGCTGTGA
- a CDS encoding IS110 family transposase gives MTMIELEVIAGIDTHADTHHVAVIDTTGRRLGDAGFPTTLKGYKAIAAYLAAFGLVRRVGVEGTHSYGAGITQHLKDSGVRVVEVIRPNRQVRRMRGKTDQVDAYAAASAALATDDHPKPKQLDGLVEAARYIHAARRSAVKARTATRVQIKSLLVTAPEQIRARYRSTADTALFPALARTRPAPEENMLTRTIMSSLKSLARRYQHLTAETDILEAELEQLVFQINPGLAQTKGIGTVTAAQLLITAGGNTDRLKSEASFAALCGTNPIPASSGKTTRHRRGRGSYRHANSALHHISLTRMTYDQRTRDHIQRKKQEDKGTREILRCLKRAIAREVFTLITNPIPVVDHRKLRPLRQERGLIQVQAAAALGVSIAKISLAENGRVHDATFLATYETCLRNTDLTP, from the coding sequence GATTCCCGACAACCTTGAAAGGCTACAAGGCGATCGCCGCTTACCTCGCCGCGTTCGGCCTTGTCCGACGGGTCGGCGTTGAAGGCACCCACTCGTACGGCGCTGGGATCACCCAGCATTTGAAGGATTCCGGAGTCCGTGTCGTCGAGGTGATCCGTCCGAATCGGCAAGTGCGGCGTATGCGAGGAAAAACCGATCAGGTCGACGCCTACGCAGCCGCATCAGCGGCTTTGGCCACCGACGATCATCCGAAACCGAAACAACTCGACGGTCTCGTCGAGGCCGCCCGCTACATCCACGCAGCGCGTCGCAGTGCGGTCAAAGCACGCACTGCCACTCGCGTTCAGATCAAAAGTCTGCTGGTCACCGCACCCGAGCAGATTCGGGCCCGGTACCGAAGTACCGCCGACACGGCATTGTTCCCCGCCTTGGCCCGCACGAGGCCGGCACCGGAAGAGAACATGCTCACCCGCACAATCATGTCGTCCTTGAAATCTCTGGCACGCCGGTACCAGCACCTCACCGCGGAAACCGACATACTGGAGGCCGAGCTCGAGCAGCTGGTGTTTCAGATCAACCCGGGGCTGGCGCAGACGAAGGGCATTGGAACCGTCACCGCCGCACAACTATTGATCACCGCCGGTGGAAACACCGATCGACTGAAGTCGGAAGCGTCTTTCGCAGCACTCTGCGGGACAAACCCTATTCCGGCTTCCAGCGGCAAGACCACTCGTCACCGGCGGGGTCGCGGCAGCTACCGGCATGCAAACTCCGCCCTCCATCACATCTCCCTCACTCGAATGACCTACGACCAACGAACCCGCGACCACATTCAACGTAAGAAGCAGGAAGACAAGGGAACCAGAGAAATCCTCCGCTGCCTCAAACGCGCGATCGCTCGAGAAGTCTTCACACTCATCACCAACCCCATCCCCGTTGTCGATCACCGAAAGCTACGACCGCTCCGCCAAGAACGCGGACTCATCCAAGTCCAGGCGGCCGCAGCCCTGGGCGTCAGCATCGCCAAAATTTCACTCGCGGAAAACGGACGAGTCCACGACGCTACCTTCCTCGCCACCTACGAAACATGTCTCAGAAACACCGATTTGACACCATAG
- a CDS encoding MaoC/PaaZ C-terminal domain-containing protein has translation MNDTTANVAVPEVGYEPPSLSFGPVTRTDIVRYAGASGDFNPLHHDEHFARSSGFPTVFSMGMLQAAILAGYATDWLGAEFIRSFKVRFKEQVWPGDVLICSGVVTGVQPREGGVLVAVDLTCKRESANIAIAGSAEFFLPSEQIDAGTTSNPSLK, from the coding sequence ATGAATGACACAACTGCGAACGTTGCCGTGCCGGAGGTTGGTTATGAACCGCCCAGTCTTTCGTTTGGGCCGGTCACCCGCACGGACATAGTCCGATACGCTGGCGCTTCCGGCGATTTCAACCCGCTACACCATGACGAGCACTTTGCGAGGAGCTCCGGATTTCCGACTGTGTTCTCGATGGGCATGTTGCAGGCTGCGATTCTGGCCGGGTACGCAACTGATTGGCTCGGGGCCGAGTTCATCCGCAGCTTCAAGGTGCGTTTCAAAGAGCAGGTATGGCCAGGTGATGTGCTGATTTGCTCCGGCGTTGTGACTGGCGTGCAACCTCGCGAGGGTGGTGTCCTCGTCGCCGTCGATCTGACGTGTAAACGGGAGTCCGCGAATATCGCCATTGCAGGTTCTGCGGAGTTCTTTCTGCCGTCCGAACAGATCGACGCAGGCACGACTTCGAATCCGTCGCTCAAGTAG
- a CDS encoding OB-fold domain-containing protein, protein MAVEAARGALPNGGSRPASIWFATSEPAYWDKTNATTVHAALGLDRSIGAFDLGANSRAGAAAFLAASRDQGMAVLSDIRGGRVGSGDERMGADGAAAFLFGDKDILAHVVATSSVSEEFLDRWRTPGTVGAGTWEERFGEREYVGLAEKVFDDLLKSSGIAQGDISAVAVAGNNLRSVKSVTATLQRRTGGRADSTDLVNKFGNAGAAQLGLVTADTLDQAKPGELLLVVSLADGADAFLLRTTDRLLDGKASVRVAAGNGLSVTYPTYLLWRGLVERELPRRPDPVRPSAPFSARDREYKFAFSGGRCRTCGTVQFPLPRVCLRCRGVDSFDAVSAAGQRARVVTYTVDRLAFTPSPPLISAVLDLENGGRVQVELTDVDPATVAVGDEVALTFRRLVTIDGIHNYFWKASPIRLHANAGTQEGDGNGAEFNQ, encoded by the coding sequence ATGGCGGTCGAGGCGGCGCGGGGAGCCCTACCGAACGGCGGATCCAGGCCGGCGAGCATCTGGTTCGCGACGTCAGAGCCAGCGTACTGGGACAAGACTAACGCCACTACGGTGCATGCTGCACTTGGTCTCGACCGCAGTATTGGGGCATTCGATCTTGGAGCAAACAGTAGGGCGGGCGCGGCCGCGTTCCTGGCCGCGAGCCGCGACCAAGGAATGGCGGTGCTCTCTGATATCCGGGGAGGGCGCGTTGGCAGCGGTGACGAACGTATGGGTGCAGATGGCGCCGCCGCCTTCCTATTCGGTGACAAAGATATTCTGGCGCACGTTGTCGCGACATCGTCTGTTAGCGAAGAGTTCCTTGATCGATGGCGCACACCCGGGACAGTGGGTGCCGGTACCTGGGAGGAACGCTTTGGTGAGCGTGAGTACGTTGGACTGGCCGAGAAGGTGTTTGACGACTTGCTGAAAAGTTCAGGTATTGCTCAGGGCGACATTTCCGCGGTCGCGGTCGCTGGTAACAATTTGCGATCGGTCAAGTCCGTCACCGCAACGCTGCAGCGTCGCACTGGAGGTCGTGCAGACTCGACCGATCTTGTGAATAAGTTTGGCAACGCGGGTGCGGCCCAGTTGGGGTTGGTGACCGCTGACACTCTGGACCAAGCGAAGCCGGGCGAGTTGTTACTGGTGGTTTCGTTAGCCGACGGTGCAGATGCGTTCCTGCTGCGTACGACGGATCGACTGCTCGATGGGAAAGCGTCTGTTCGGGTTGCGGCTGGCAACGGCCTCTCCGTCACATATCCCACGTACCTTTTATGGCGTGGCCTGGTGGAGCGTGAGTTACCACGTCGGCCCGATCCCGTTCGTCCGTCAGCGCCCTTCTCGGCCCGCGACCGTGAGTACAAGTTTGCGTTCAGTGGCGGCCGCTGCAGAACCTGCGGCACCGTCCAGTTCCCTCTTCCCCGCGTATGCTTGCGATGCCGAGGCGTCGATTCGTTCGATGCGGTATCGGCTGCCGGGCAGCGGGCGAGGGTGGTGACCTACACAGTGGATCGGTTGGCGTTCACACCAAGCCCGCCCTTGATCAGCGCGGTACTCGATCTTGAGAACGGTGGTCGCGTTCAGGTTGAGCTTACCGATGTCGATCCCGCCACGGTCGCGGTTGGTGACGAAGTAGCTCTTACATTCCGTCGGTTGGTAACGATCGATGGAATCCATAACTATTTTTGGAAGGCGTCCCCAATTCGGTTGCACGCCAATGCTGGAACCCAAGAAGGAGATGGAAATGGCGCTGAATTCAATCAGTGA
- a CDS encoding acetyl-CoA acetyltransferase: protein MALNSISDRVAIVGVGCTTFGEHFGRSVDDLIVDVVTDTWAQAGITADDVDAYWMGTYVSGISGLTLSRPLRLDGKPVTRVENMCATGSDAFRNACYAVASGAVDVAMAVGAEKLKDNGFSGLPSPRPQDDGTRPTTSAPALFSLLGPAYQERYEVDRETFRAAMTHVAWKNHANGALNPRAQFQKLVSKEVIENAPIVAGELGIFDCSGVSDGAAAAIVVRAEDAHKYTDRPLYVKALALASGYGAGAVDGDYDYTTFPEAVKSSQQAYRQAGITDPRTQLALAEVHDCFTPTELVLMEDLGFTSRGSACKESIDGAFDLHGDLPVNPDGGLKSFGHPIGASGLRMLFECWTQLRGEAGDRQIDTAGRGLALTHNLGGSPGDAVSFVSIVGSRLG, encoded by the coding sequence ATGGCGCTGAATTCAATCAGTGATCGTGTCGCAATCGTCGGAGTCGGATGCACAACTTTCGGTGAACACTTCGGGAGGTCTGTCGACGACCTGATTGTCGATGTCGTCACCGATACTTGGGCGCAGGCAGGAATCACTGCGGACGACGTGGACGCATACTGGATGGGTACCTACGTATCCGGTATCAGCGGACTTACCCTTTCGCGTCCGCTACGACTCGACGGCAAGCCCGTGACCCGCGTTGAAAACATGTGCGCGACGGGATCAGATGCCTTCAGGAACGCGTGCTATGCAGTAGCGTCTGGTGCAGTCGACGTTGCGATGGCGGTCGGTGCCGAGAAGCTAAAAGACAACGGCTTTTCGGGCCTGCCGTCACCTCGACCGCAAGATGATGGCACACGACCCACCACATCAGCACCTGCTCTCTTCAGCTTGTTAGGTCCTGCGTACCAAGAACGGTACGAGGTGGATCGCGAAACGTTCCGAGCGGCGATGACTCACGTGGCGTGGAAAAACCATGCAAATGGGGCGCTGAACCCGCGCGCTCAATTTCAGAAGCTAGTCTCGAAGGAAGTCATCGAGAACGCACCGATTGTTGCTGGAGAACTGGGCATTTTTGACTGTTCAGGTGTATCCGACGGCGCGGCCGCGGCCATCGTTGTACGGGCTGAGGACGCGCACAAGTACACAGATCGACCGTTGTACGTTAAAGCCCTTGCGCTGGCTTCCGGTTACGGCGCAGGGGCTGTGGACGGCGACTACGACTACACCACGTTCCCGGAGGCCGTCAAGTCGTCGCAGCAAGCCTATCGGCAAGCCGGGATCACAGATCCCCGGACTCAATTGGCGCTCGCCGAAGTACACGACTGCTTTACACCGACGGAGCTGGTACTGATGGAAGATCTCGGCTTCACATCGCGCGGGTCGGCGTGCAAGGAATCGATCGATGGCGCATTTGACCTACACGGTGATCTCCCGGTCAACCCGGACGGTGGGCTAAAAAGTTTTGGGCACCCGATCGGTGCAAGTGGACTCCGGATGTTGTTCGAATGTTGGACCCAGCTCCGTGGTGAAGCGGGCGATCGTCAGATCGACACCGCAGGCAGGGGCCTTGCGCTGACGCATAATCTGGGCGGGTCGCCAGGTGACGCAGTGTCATTCGTCTCGATCGTGGGTTCGCGACTTGGCTGA
- a CDS encoding SDR family oxidoreductase, protein MATLVGRTAIVTGGGRGLGREHALLLAKLGANVVVNDNGAASDGSADSATPADEVVAEISARGGNAIAHVGSVSNWDQADEMVQLAVGHFGGLDILVNNAGILRDRMLVNMSESEWDSVMDVHLKGHFCPLRSAANHWRREAKAGNTVAGSVINTSSPSGLRGNPGQLNYAAAKAGIAAMTVIAARELERYGVRVNAIAPVARTRLTLSTPGFAELDAATSGFDVFDPGNISPLVAYLATANCQISGQVFSVKGGHIGWERGWTEQSAYDKDSRWTVDELATALSEIPSGAPAYESSLQN, encoded by the coding sequence ATGGCAACTCTGGTCGGTCGCACCGCTATCGTCACGGGCGGCGGTCGCGGACTCGGACGCGAACATGCATTACTCCTGGCAAAGCTCGGTGCCAACGTGGTGGTTAACGACAACGGCGCCGCGTCCGACGGTTCCGCGGACTCGGCGACGCCCGCGGACGAGGTCGTGGCCGAGATTTCTGCACGTGGCGGCAATGCAATCGCACACGTCGGTAGCGTTTCCAACTGGGATCAGGCCGACGAAATGGTTCAGCTCGCAGTAGGCCACTTCGGAGGCCTGGACATACTCGTCAACAACGCTGGCATTCTGAGGGACCGGATGCTGGTCAATATGTCTGAGTCCGAATGGGACTCGGTCATGGATGTCCACCTCAAGGGACACTTCTGCCCGCTACGTTCAGCAGCAAATCACTGGCGGCGCGAAGCGAAGGCAGGTAACACTGTCGCCGGGTCCGTCATCAACACCTCGTCACCTTCGGGCCTTCGCGGGAACCCTGGCCAACTCAATTATGCAGCCGCGAAGGCCGGGATAGCCGCCATGACCGTCATCGCTGCGCGTGAACTCGAGCGTTACGGCGTCCGGGTCAACGCGATCGCTCCGGTGGCTCGAACGCGGCTCACTCTGAGTACGCCTGGATTCGCCGAACTAGACGCTGCTACAAGCGGATTTGATGTATTCGATCCTGGAAATATTTCCCCACTCGTCGCCTACTTGGCGACCGCCAATTGCCAGATCTCGGGTCAGGTCTTCAGCGTCAAAGGCGGGCATATCGGGTGGGAACGAGGGTGGACCGAGCAGTCTGCCTATGACAAAGATTCACGGTGGACCGTCGATGAACTGGCCACTGCGCTCAGCGAAATTCCTTCGGGTGCACCCGCATACGAGTCATCCCTACAGAACTAG
- a CDS encoding TetR/AcrR family transcriptional regulator: MTRSTAGERIDARRAEIRIAASRLFRQRGFAQVGIDDIGAAVGVSGPAVYRYFPSKQALLAAVLIGYLEQLRLEFESQTRLVSVGVKRAARGVPVPQGDRVLSSAIAVGLRDPDGLVVYLRQVGNLESQFLEQVATERSKLSAGWDRFLPAVENAVDAASQQHLRMRCIAGVLTHFGLTKSSTPRFRDELAASLVTVILATPLSSQRKVPGSAARSDSPRRLTHVTRREAILAAAVELMRARGFTAVSLNDIGAEVGITASAVMRHFDSKEHLLGTAVNRVGEQIASGIATALRSSVDEEQAVLKIVSMYADLAGQCRDLVAVHTTEVHFLSEVYHAERRKRQRMYIDELAHVIQGASPGMSPQEGRLRAGAVYAMINESIMSDVLAQHASTVGDLRTLALAVTRDVNSR; encoded by the coding sequence GTGACCAGGTCTACCGCCGGTGAACGTATCGATGCGCGGCGAGCGGAGATCCGCATCGCGGCAAGTCGACTGTTCCGTCAGCGCGGCTTCGCTCAGGTCGGCATTGATGACATTGGCGCTGCGGTTGGTGTCAGTGGCCCTGCGGTCTACCGCTATTTCCCGAGTAAGCAGGCGCTGCTTGCAGCCGTATTGATCGGGTATCTGGAGCAACTGCGTCTTGAGTTCGAATCGCAGACGCGACTTGTATCTGTAGGTGTGAAGCGGGCGGCCCGAGGGGTGCCGGTTCCTCAAGGGGACAGGGTCCTGAGCAGCGCCATCGCGGTCGGGTTGCGCGATCCTGACGGTCTCGTTGTCTATTTGAGGCAAGTGGGCAACCTCGAATCGCAGTTCCTCGAGCAAGTCGCAACCGAGAGGTCGAAGCTCTCCGCCGGTTGGGATCGATTCTTGCCGGCTGTCGAGAACGCGGTTGATGCAGCGTCACAGCAGCACCTCAGAATGCGTTGTATCGCTGGAGTTCTCACTCACTTCGGGCTGACTAAGTCTTCCACGCCGCGGTTTCGAGATGAGCTCGCAGCGTCGCTGGTCACTGTCATCCTCGCAACTCCGTTGAGCTCCCAACGGAAGGTGCCTGGGTCGGCTGCACGCTCGGATTCTCCGCGCCGCCTTACTCACGTAACGAGGCGGGAGGCGATACTTGCGGCAGCGGTCGAGTTGATGCGGGCGCGCGGATTCACGGCGGTATCGCTCAACGATATCGGAGCCGAGGTGGGGATCACCGCATCTGCGGTCATGCGGCATTTCGATAGTAAGGAACACCTGCTCGGAACAGCAGTCAATCGGGTTGGCGAGCAGATCGCGAGCGGCATTGCCACTGCTCTCCGGTCGTCGGTCGACGAAGAGCAGGCCGTGCTGAAGATCGTGTCGATGTATGCCGATCTTGCGGGACAATGCCGTGATCTGGTGGCGGTACACACCACCGAAGTCCATTTCCTTTCGGAGGTCTATCACGCCGAGAGGCGAAAGCGGCAACGTATGTACATCGATGAGCTCGCACACGTCATCCAGGGGGCGAGTCCCGGAATGTCTCCGCAAGAGGGTCGACTTCGTGCGGGGGCGGTGTACGCGATGATCAATGAATCCATCATGAGTGATGTCCTCGCACAGCACGCGTCGACGGTGGGCGATCTGCGAACTCTGGCGCTGGCAGTCACACGCGACGTGAACAGTCGTTAA